A single Silvibacterium dinghuense DNA region contains:
- a CDS encoding ribonuclease HII — MPRKTSSSPAKTEVGRELSAATRKLQMLRTLVCGNKYEKVAREQGALHIAGVDEVGRGCLFGPVVAAAVILPPETDIPGLRDSKQLTQKERERLNEVVRGTALGMAIVEVDVETIDRVNIYQATRLAMTRAALALSPEPDHLLIDAMRLELGPGRSCSQTSITYGDSLSISIAAASVVAKVYRDKLMCELDTQYPEYGLASHKGYGTPPHLAALREHGPTPLHRRSFRPVAMALLP; from the coding sequence ATGCCTCGCAAGACGTCCTCATCCCCTGCGAAAACAGAAGTTGGCCGCGAGCTTTCCGCCGCGACGCGCAAGCTGCAGATGCTGCGCACGCTGGTCTGCGGCAACAAGTATGAGAAGGTCGCTCGCGAGCAGGGTGCGTTGCATATCGCCGGCGTGGACGAGGTGGGGCGCGGATGCCTCTTCGGGCCGGTGGTGGCCGCCGCTGTCATCCTGCCGCCAGAGACGGACATTCCCGGCCTGCGCGACTCGAAACAGCTGACGCAGAAAGAACGGGAACGGCTGAACGAGGTGGTGCGCGGAACAGCGCTGGGCATGGCGATCGTCGAGGTGGATGTGGAGACGATCGACCGCGTGAATATTTATCAGGCGACGCGGCTGGCGATGACCCGCGCAGCTCTCGCTCTTTCGCCCGAGCCCGATCATCTGCTGATCGACGCCATGCGGCTGGAGCTGGGGCCGGGGCGGAGTTGCTCGCAGACCAGCATCACCTATGGCGACTCTCTGTCGATTTCCATTGCTGCGGCTTCGGTGGTGGCAAAGGTTTATCGGGACAAACTGATGTGCGAGCTGGATACGCAGTATCCGGAGTATGGCCTCGCCTCGCACAAGGGCTACGGTACGCCTCCGCATCTGGCCGCACTGAGAGAGCATGGTCCTACGCCGCTGCACCGGAGGAGCTTTCGGCCGGTGGCGATGGCTTTGCTGCCCTGA